A genomic stretch from Aedes albopictus strain Foshan chromosome 2, AalbF5, whole genome shotgun sequence includes:
- the LOC109426675 gene encoding uncharacterized protein LOC109426675 — MDEYVKDILRKWELPELIPTFEEEEVNEKAFKCLTDDIIRELVPKLGKRAIFNKAYRAYREALDALDKKPDFSVVVKPHEPVSLPDPVCSPVVVIKSETAIGDVPDNDTSMVESQVSLEDTFKLEPQVPEEAVAEEVQVSEHQELEAASASSVDNECVDTSKTAHGSLGTSGVDQSLMETESNDELFGSVSNTSVINQNLPETFQDKTATDNAVTETTAELSINANILIEAEELDHEGLDNVLATAVDVDNVQTVGETFDIIETSMSNVQHERSSNDSPITEMTESQFTEERAYHGSDNQLVDSAIDEALIAQDQEDCGSSTQAEYPLRNQCIDGSPTSHITFSISELSDPAEEDLKSAESLRQLLSTSTTVNHLLGKPFLTRSTRNALTEEIVDHLCTSADGVLSNELLRSWARAVELVFAQEVNQLYFRESEDGYSCGGKLVQCYQRRKQGGADTANRETG; from the exons AGGAAGAAGTCAACGAGAAAGCCTTCAAATGCCTCACAGACGATATCATCCGAGAATTGGTACCGAAACTTGGAAAGCGTGCTATTTTCAACAAAGCCTACAGAGCCTACCGGGAAGCTTTGGATGCTTTGGATAAAAAGCCCGATTTTAGCGTTGTGGTCAAACCGCATGAACCCGTATCCTTGCCCGATCCAGTTTGTTCCCCGGTGGTAGTGATAAAGTCGGAAACTGCAATCGGGGATGTGCCAGACAATGATACATCGATGGTTGAG TCACAAGTATCGTTGGAAGATACCTTCAAACTCGAACCACAAGTTCCAGAAGAAGCTGTTGCGGAAGAAGTTCAAGTTTCGGAACATCAAGAACTTGAAGCTGCATCTGCATCGTCAGTTGACAATGAATGTGTTGATACGTCGAAAACAGCACACGGATCGCTAGGCACTTCAGGTGTTGACCAATCATTGATGGAGACCGAGAGCAATGACGAATTATTTGGTAGTGTTTCAAATACCTCTGTTATAAATCAAAACTTGCCAGAAACATTTCAG GATAAGACAGCGACAGATAATGCTGTTACAGAAACTACTGCCGAGCTTAGTATAAATGCGAACATTTTGATCGAAGCCGAAGAATTAGACCATGAAGGACTGGACAATGTTTTGGCAACTGCGGTCGATGTGGATAATGTACAAACCGTCGGAGAAACTTTTGATATA ATTGAAACATCTATGAGTAATGTACAACATGAACGATCATCAAACGATTCTCCGATTACAGAAATGACTGAATCTCAGTTTACCGAAGAACGTGCATACCATGGATCAGACAATCAATTAGTAGATTCAGCAATTGATGAAGCATTGATCGCACAAGACCAGGAAGACTGTGGATCATCCACTCAAGCAGAATACCCCCTCCGCAATCAATGTATCGATGGCTCACCAACCTCGCACATAACCTTCTCGATTTCAGAACTTTCCGATCCAGCTGAAGAAGATCTCAAAAGCGCCGAGTCTCTGCGTCAActgttgagcacttccacaaccGTAAACCATCTGTTGGGGAAACCATTTTTGACCAGATCCACAAGAAACGCATTGACGGAGGAGATTGTGGACCATTTGTGTACCTCGGCTGATGGCGTTTTGAGTAACGAACTGTTGAGAAGTTGGGCTCGAGCAGTGGAACTTGTTTTCGCCCAAGAGGTCAACCAGTTGTATTTCCGAGAGTCCGAGGATGGCTACTCATGTGGTGGAAAGTTGGTCCAGTGTTATCAGCGGCGGAAACAAGGCGGTGCAGATACGGCGAACAGGGAAACTGGATGA